The Geothrix oryzae DNA window GGGCCCGCTCGAACGCCTATGCGCCCTACTCGCACTTCCAGGTGGGCGCGGCCCTGCTCACGGCCTCGCACGGGATCGTGGCGGGCTGCAATGTGGAGAATGCGGCCTATCCCGTCACCCTCTGCGCCGAGCGGGGGGCCCTCAGCGCAGCCGTGGCCGAGGGGCTCCAGCCCGGGGATCTGGTGGCCGCGGTGGTGGTGACGGACTCGCCGAAGCTGACGCCGCCCTGCGGCGCCTGCCGACAGGCCCTGGCGGAATTCGCGGAGGGCCTTCCCGTACTGCTTGCCAATCGCAACACCCGGATGCTGCACCGCCTGGAAGATCTGCTGCCGCACAGCTTCACGGGCCGGAATCTTCAGTAGGCCTTTCAAGCCCGCCCGCCCGCGCCTACACTTTCCGAACCCCGCCAGGCATCCTGAGGCAAGCGAATGGCCATTGATCGCGTCAAAGTCAAAAAGGAAGCCGACAAGCTCTTGACGGCCGGGAAGGTCGAGCGGGCCATCGAGGAATTCCAGAAACTCGTCGAGGACAACCCCAAGGATTACTCCACGCTGAACCAGATCGGCGACCTCTGCGTGCAGACCGGCCGGGTGAAGGAAGGCGTCGAGATCCACAAGCGGCTGGGTGGCGCCTACGAGCGGGACGGCTTCAATGCTCGCGCCGCCGCCATCTTCCAGAAGGTGGTCCGCAACGCCCCCGAGGACATCGACGCGGCGCAGCGCCTGGCGGACCTCTACCGCCAGATGAACAAGGTCGGCGATGCGGTGAAGGTCCACCTGCAGGTGGCCGAGCATTTCCAGAAGAAGGGCCTCATCAAGCGGGCCCTGGAAGAGTTCAACAAGGTCGTCGACCTGGACCCCAAGAACCTGAAGATGAAGGTCAAGCTGGCGGACCTCTACAACAAGGAGGGCATGAAGGACCGCGCCGCGGGCATCTACCTCGAGGTGGCCGAGTCGCTGGCCATGGAGCAGATGCACGGCGAGGCCAACCAGATCCTCGAGCGCGCCAAGTCGATGATCTCCACGCCCCAGGTCTACCTCACCCAGAGCCGTCTGGGCGTGATCCAGGGCGACTACACCACGGCCGCCCAGCATCTGCGGGAGGGCCTGGGCAACAACCCGAGGAACACCGAGCTGCTGGAGGCGCTGGCCGAAATCGAACTGCGCAGCGGCCACCCGGACCGCGCGCTGGAAGCCCTGGCCGAGATCGCCCAGCTGCCGGACAAGACCCTGCCCCTCTGCGAGAAGTCCCTCCGCAACCTCGCGAACGCCGACCGGGCCGAGGAGGGCCTGCGGCTCTTCGCCCCCATCGCCCGCGAGCTGGCCCGGAGGGGGTCGGGCGACATGGTCGCCCGCGCGCTGCGCAGCGCCCTGCAGGACCACATGGGCAGCGAGGCGTGGATCCTCCTCGCGGAGATCGCCCACCAGAGCGGCAACCGGGCGGAGCAGGTCCAGGCCCTCCAGAGCGCCTACGCCCTGGCCACACAGGCCAGCGACCAGGCACTGATCGGGCATCTGTCGGGCCAGCTCCAGGCCCTGGGCGCCGTTCCGGGAGTCGTCCCCGCGCCGCCGACCGCGGGCTTCTCCGCGCCCGGCGCCGTCAGCGGCTTCCAGGCTCCGCTGCCCCAGGAGATCACGCGCCACGGCGGCGAGACCGAAGTGGATCCAGTGCGGCGCCTCCGCATCGAGCAGCTCTCGCGCGAGGCCGAGGCCCTGCTCCGGGGGGGCAGCCACGACCGCGCCGTAGAGACCTTCAAGAAGGCCCTCGAGCTGGACCCCGCAGACCTCACCATCATCGAGGCCATCGTCGCCGTGCATCGCACCACCGGGCACCTCACCAAGGTGCAGATGCAGTATGTGCAGAGCGCCCAGGCCCTGGCCCAGCTCGGCAAGAAGCGGGAGGCCGGCCATCTGCTCGACATGGCGGAGCAGCTGTTCCCGGGCTCCACGCGGATCCACCGCCGGGCCATGGGTCTGCCCGAACCCGGGGCCGGCCGCCCCGCCACGCCCATCGCCCTGCCGCCGCCGCCCAGCGACATCGATGCGCTGATCGCGCTGGATCTGCCGAGCTTCGAGCCGACGCCCCTCGACGAGGCGGCCCCCGCGCCGCCGTCCGGGCCAATGTCCGCGCCAACGCCCGTGCCTATGTCCGGCCGGGCCTTCGAGCCCATTCCCCTGGGGGACGGACTTCCGGTGATGCCGGATCCCTTCGCGCCGCCCGTGGGCACCCCCGTGCCCCCGGCCATCCCCTTCGCCGCACCGGTGGAGCCCGCGGCCCTCGACGCCTCCGATCTGAGCTGGATGGAGGACACGCTCACCGACATGATCACGGAAGGCGGATCCTTCTCGGCCCCCACGACGCCGCTCCCGCCCATCCCCACCCAGATCCTCGCACCGGAAGTGGTGGCCGGCCTGCCGCCCCTCTCGGCCGACCTGGAGCCGGCGTTCGGAGACCTCGCCCCGGAAGGGGAGGCGCTGCCGGAGCCCCCGCCCGAGCATGTGCCCGAAGAGCTGGCCAGCCTCCTCGGCGACATCGATTTCCAGATGGATTACGGCAGTCCCGAAGAGGCCAAGACCGAGATCGAGACCGCCCTCAGGCAGTTCCCCGGGCACCCCGAGCTGCAGGCGCGCCTGGAG harbors:
- a CDS encoding cytidine deaminase → MFDDPQSPAWTPLLEAAWRARSNAYAPYSHFQVGAALLTASHGIVAGCNVENAAYPVTLCAERGALSAAVAEGLQPGDLVAAVVVTDSPKLTPPCGACRQALAEFAEGLPVLLANRNTRMLHRLEDLLPHSFTGRNLQ
- a CDS encoding tetratricopeptide repeat protein, which encodes MAIDRVKVKKEADKLLTAGKVERAIEEFQKLVEDNPKDYSTLNQIGDLCVQTGRVKEGVEIHKRLGGAYERDGFNARAAAIFQKVVRNAPEDIDAAQRLADLYRQMNKVGDAVKVHLQVAEHFQKKGLIKRALEEFNKVVDLDPKNLKMKVKLADLYNKEGMKDRAAGIYLEVAESLAMEQMHGEANQILERAKSMISTPQVYLTQSRLGVIQGDYTTAAQHLREGLGNNPRNTELLEALAEIELRSGHPDRALEALAEIAQLPDKTLPLCEKSLRNLANADRAEEGLRLFAPIARELARRGSGDMVARALRSALQDHMGSEAWILLAEIAHQSGNRAEQVQALQSAYALATQASDQALIGHLSGQLQALGAVPGVVPAPPTAGFSAPGAVSGFQAPLPQEITRHGGETEVDPVRRLRIEQLSREAEALLRGGSHDRAVETFKKALELDPADLTIIEAIVAVHRTTGHLTKVQMQYVQSAQALAQLGKKREAGHLLDMAEQLFPGSTRIHRRAMGLPEPGAGRPATPIALPPPPSDIDALIALDLPSFEPTPLDEAAPAPPSGPMSAPTPVPMSGRAFEPIPLGDGLPVMPDPFAPPVGTPVPPAIPFAAPVEPAALDASDLSWMEDTLTDMITEGGSFSAPTTPLPPIPTQILAPEVVAGLPPLSADLEPAFGDLAPEGEALPEPPPEHVPEELASLLGDIDFQMDYGSPEEAKTEIETALRQFPGHPELQARLERAESALQKLGHIAKASALDENDFANSFFDLTDVLGTALMDTGEGEEMHDATHMVEKIQSVDELFSAFREGVEKQVKGDDYDTHYNLGIAYKEMALIEPALEEFKIAMGDPERTLECCSMLSICEQDRGDLNAAVEWLRQGILAPGFPPEDSIGLRYDLAEIYLQQGHTAMAAEEFKAVYEMDPDYRDVAARLA